From the Mahella australiensis 50-1 BON genome, the window CACATTGCGATTTGGCCCGCTCAAACCCGTCGGAATAGAGGTAGAGGGCTATAGGCCGTATGCGGTGGTACAATTGCGTCAGGACAACGCTGAAGGTACATTGTATAATATGGTGGGTTTTCAAACGCATCTTAAGTGGGGTGAGCAACAACGCGTTTTTCGCCTTATACCGGGCCTGGGAAATGCTGAATTTGTACGCTATGGCGTAATGCATCGAAATACTTATATACATTCGCCGCACCTTTTATTGCCGACATATCAGTTGCGGGATAAGCCTAATATATTGTTTGCAGGGCAAATAACCGGTGTGGAGGGTTATGTTGAGTCGGCATCATCAGGCTTGGTAGCGGGCATAAACGCCGCATTACTGGCGGTGGGGCGTAAGCCGCTCGTATTTCCTGCTGATACTGCCATAGGCTCATTGGCTGCTTACGTTTCGATGTATGCAGGAAATGATTTTCAGCCGATGAATGCTAATTTCGGTATAATGCCGCCTTTATCGCAGCGTATAAAAAACAAACAGCAGCGGAATCAAGCTATTGCTCAGAGAGCATTGCAGGCATTAGAAGATCTAATCTCCAGTCCGGAATATGGCATAGGCGAAGGTAACAATTAGTCTCAAGGCGATTTTGTGAGAGGATGCTAGTGAAACTTAGCGAAGCGTAGGATTGGCATTTCCCAGCGTAACCAAACTAACTTGGAAGTGTAGAAACAATGTCCCGCCCTGAAGTGGTAAAACGTCGAAATATTATTGGCGCTTTGGAAATGCCCGAAGCAAGCTATAGTTTCACTGCATCCGAAACATATGAGCCTGAGACGAATCAGTTACCGAGCCTACCTGCTGATTGCATCCTAAGTTCCGAATTGGAGAGGTTTAACATCGTCTATTGATAATCAAGCGTCATTGTGATAATATGTTCTCATCAGTAACGTGAATATCGGAGGATTTTGTTTATGTTAAAAGGGACTACCATAGTAGCTGTAAAAAAAGACGGAAAAACTGCGGTGGCAGGAGACGGCCAGGTTACTATGGGCGAAAATACTGTCATGAAACATCATGCTAAAAAGGTTAGACGGATATATAACAACGAGGTTGTTATCGGATTTGCAGGGTCAGTGGCTGATGCATTTACTCTGTCTGAAAGATTTGAGGATAAACTGCAGCAGCATAGCGGTAATCTATTAAGAGCAGCCGTAGAATTGGCGCAAGATTGGCGCAGCGATAAGGTTATGCGCAAATTAGAGGCTCTTATGATCGCTGCCGATAAAGAAAGAATGCTGGTTATATCGGGTAATGGAGAGGTTATAGAACCGGATGACAATGTAGCAGCCATAGGGTCAGGCGGCCCTTATGCATTGGCAGCAGGAAGAGCATTAGTTAATAACACCGATCTTTCGGCATCTGATATAGCATACAAGGCTCTTGAAATAGCGTCTTCCATATGCATTTATACTAATACCAATATTACTGTAGAAGAGGTATAAGTTCATGGAATATACACCCAAAGAGATAGTA encodes:
- the hslV gene encoding ATP-dependent protease subunit HslV, whose product is MLKGTTIVAVKKDGKTAVAGDGQVTMGENTVMKHHAKKVRRIYNNEVVIGFAGSVADAFTLSERFEDKLQQHSGNLLRAAVELAQDWRSDKVMRKLEALMIAADKERMLVISGNGEVIEPDDNVAAIGSGGPYALAAGRALVNNTDLSASDIAYKALEIASSICIYTNTNITVEEV